The nucleotide sequence TTCTGAAAACAGTAATTGGTTTACTAAAGCAACTTGGAAGTTGCCATTAGATTTTAATGGAATCTCAAAAGATTTTCAATTAGTTGATGTTTGGGATGCTCCTAACAGTATTGGGATCAATGGAGAAAAGATAAATTGGAATATAGTTCAGCTTAATGGTAAATCTGTTAAGAACCCAGCAGGAAATGATATTCAGTTATTAGCGCTGCTGGATGAAGGTGGAAGTCTTAATATGGAAGGAAGTAATGAAAATAGCGGTAGCGGATTGACAATTACTCACTATCTAGACCTTGATGGTAAAATCGATCTTAACGGGGAATCTCAACTTGTGCAAACTCAAGGAAGTATTTTAGAGAAAACCAGTGCCGGATATATTGAAAGAGATCAACAAGGAACTGCCAATAGTTTTAATTATAATTATTGGAGTTCACCTGTATCACTTCAGAACGCTGGTACTAACTCTGGATATACTATTTCTAGCGTTATGCTAAATGGTACAGATTTAAGTAAACCAATTCCAATGACCTTTGTAGATGGTGCCTATGCAGCAGATGATGCAGCAGTAAATATTACAACATATTGGCTATATAAGTTTAGAGGAACAGCTAGTATTTATAGTGAATGGAAATATGTTGGAAAGAACGGAGCTTTACTTGCCGGCGAAGGATTTACAATGAAAGGCACCTCTGGAAATGCTGCTATAAAAGACAGACAGAATTATACATTCAAAGGAAAGCCTAATAATGGAGATATCTCTTTAAATATTGGTAAAAACCAGAATTATTTACTTGGTAATCCATACCCATCAGCTTTAAATGCAGATCAATTTATAAAAGACAACTTAAAAACCTCTAGCGGAGGTAATAACACATCAGGAAATATCTTTAATGGTGCTTTATATTTCTGGGATCATTTTGCCGGAAAAACGCACAACCTTGCAGAATATATTGGAGGTTATGCCACCTATAATCTTTCTGGTGGAGTACCTGCCGTAGCTACAGATGAACGCATAAATAATACGGGAGAAAGTAGTGAAGTGTACTTTGGTAATAATGCAAAGATCCCCCAAAAATATATTCCTGTAGCTCAAGGTTTCTTTGTGAACACTGTTTTAGATCCTAAGATCTCAGGAAATATCACTGTAGACGGTGGAGACGTTCTATTTAATAATGGGCAACGTGCTTTTGCTAAAGAGACAAAATCCGACTCTCAATTTTTAAGTCAGGAGAAACCAAAAACTAAAGGACAAGAAAAACAAACCGACGTAAGACCTAAGATCAGATTGGTGTATGAATCTCCAAAAGGATTTAACAGACAAATTTTGGTTACAGCAGATGAGAATACTACCAATGGATTTGATCTAGGGTATGATGCTATGTTGAATGACAATAATGCTGAAGACATGTATTGGGTAATTAACCAAAATGCTTTTGTAATTCAAGGAGTACCAAATTTCAATAAAGATCAAGTGCTTCCTTTAGGAGTAAAATTAAAAGAAAAAGGAGAGTTAACAATTAAGATCAATGAATTAGAAAACATCAAAAATGATATAGAAATTTTTATAAGAGATGCAGCAGATAGCACCTATCATGATCTTCGAGCATCACACTTTGTAGCTACTCTAGAAGGTGGTACTTATGATTCTAAATATGCCATCGTCTTCCAGAAACCGGAGCCTATAGATCCTGATACAGGTGAAGAAACAGATCCTGAAGAGGAAGATCCAGATGATGGTGGAGATACCGATGAAGATACAGATGGTGGAACAGACGGAACTCCTATAGAAAAACCTGAAGATCTAGATGCTTTGGCTGAAATTGATGTGGTCTATTCTATGGACGATAAAATGTTGAGAGTTCTTAATCCTTCAGAAATAATGGTCGAAACTGTAGAACTGTATAATATGGTTGGACAACGTTTAATGATGTACACTTCCATGTCTGAAGAAGACTCTATCGATGTACCTCTGAAAGATTACCCTAAAGCTACCTATGTTGTTAAAGTGAGATCTGCTATTGGAACAGCCTCTAAAACAATATTGTTTGAAAGATAATTGGGATAGCAAAAGTTTTTATGGAGCTATTAATTGCAAAATAAGATTGTGAGGAATAAAATTTTTTCCTGTAAGAACTGATAAATTAGTAGAATAAAAAAAGGGATGATAGTTCATCCCTTTTTGCTATAAGACATTCTTAAAATCCTAACCTTTAAATTTCATAGGTAGATGAACAACTTTCTTTGTCTCGAAGAATTCCTCTTCAAAATAATCTGGGAGTGGGTAAATTTTGGCTGAAGTATATTGTTCTAATTCTTCAGATAGGTCTCCTCCTTTTAAATAAAGAATCCCATTCTTTAATTCATGGTTGTTCTTCTTTGCGATCTTACCTTTTACCCAGTGCACAAAAGTTGGCATTGCTGCCACTGCTCTACTTACTATAAAGTCATATTGGCCGTCTATATCTTCTACTCTAGAATTAGTAAATTTCACATTCTGAAGCTCCAATCCTGCAACAACTTCTTCTACCACCTTAATCTTCTTACCAATAGAATCTACCAAGTGAAATTGAGTTTCGGGAAATAATATAGCTAAAGGAATTCCAGGAAACCCTCCACCGGTTCCAACATCTAATATCTTAGCATCTGGCTTAAAACTTTGAACCTTAGCAATTCCCAATGAGTGCAAAACATGACGTAGATAAAGCTCATCTATATCTTTTCTTGATACCACATTGATCTTTAAGTTCCAATCTTTATATAACTCTTGCATGGCAGTAAATTGATCTTGCTGCTCCTGAGTTAAATCTGGGAAGTATTTTTTAATTAATTCCAAAACCTTATTTTTTTTGCTAAAGTAATCAAATTTGACACGTTAATTTTCCCCAATATGTATAGGTTCCTTTTTAAAAGTTTTACCTTTGGGTAATCAGAATAAATTATGCAAGAAAATAAAGATAACGTACGCTTTTCTAGAATAGATTCGGGGAAATTCTTTCGGACTCTAAACAAACGTGTGAATGCCTATTTTAAAGATAATGACATTTCGAAGACTGGGAATTGGAAGCTCCACATCAAAGCCATTGTCATGTTTTCCCTATTTTTGGCTCCTTATTTCTTAATTTTAACTTTGGATATTTCACAGTGGTGGATGCTATTACTTACCGTAGTTATGGGAGCGGGTATGGCAGGAGTTGGAATGAACATTATGCATGATGGTAACCACGGTTCATATTCATCTAAGAAATGGATCAATAAATTTATGGGAGGAACTATATATATCCTTGCCGGAAATGTTTACAATTGGCAGGTTCAGCACAACGTATTGCACCACACCTACACTAATATCCATGGACATGATGAAGATCTTGATGCCGGAAGGATTATTAGATTCTCTAAACACGCAGAGTGGTCTAGATTTCATAAATTCCAGCATTATTATTCTGTTTTCTTATACGGGCTACTTACTTTCAATTGGGCTTTAACTACAGATTTTAAACAGACAAAAAGATATTTGAAACGTAAATTATCTTATGGTAAACTTCCTTCTCCTGCAAAACAATGGAGTATAATTGCAATAACAAAACTTATATATGTAAGCATTTGGATAGTTATTCCTATGCTTATACTTTCAATCTCTTGGTGGAAGATATTAATAGGATTTTTTGTAATGCACTATACCGCCGGATTGATATTAAGTATCGTATTTCAATTAGCGCATGTTGTAAAAGAAACTGAAATGCCTGTTCCAGATGAGACCGGATCTATGAAAAACACATGGGCGATACATCAATTATTCACAACGGTAAATTTTGCCACTAAAAACAGACTTGTAAACTGGTTTACCGGTGGCTTAAATCATCAGGTGGAACATCATATTTTTCCAAACATTAGCCACATACATTACACTAAGATAGCAGAGATCGTTAAGGAGACTGCTAAAGAATGTAATTTGCCTTACAATGAATTTAAAACTACAAGAGGCGCAATAATAGCTCACTTTAAACATTTAAAAGAGATGGGTGCTAAACCAACCATTTCTGCTTAAAATAAAACTCATAAATATTTATGCAACACAAATTATCTGACAGGATTAATAATCTAGCAACTTCGCAAACTTTGGCTATGGCAGCTAAGACTCGCGAGTTAAGAGAGGAAGGAAAAGATATTATAGGTTTAAGCCTTGGAGAACCAGATTTTAACACTCCAGAATTCATTAAAGAGGCTGCGATACAAGCTATTAATGATAATTACAATTCTTATACCCCTGTAGATGGTTACGTAGAGCTTAAAGACGCTGTTATCACAAAATTTAAGAGAGATAATAATCTTACTTATAATAGATCTCAAATTGTGGTTTCTACCGGTGCTAAGCAATCTTTAGCCAATGCAGCATTGGTTATTTTAAACCCTGGAGATGAAGTATTACTTCCATGTCCTTATTGGGTGAGCTACGCAGAAATTGTAAAACTGGCAGAAGGAGTTCCTGTAGAGGTTCCAACTAGCGTAGAAAGTAATTTTAAAATTACACCAGAACAATTAGAGGCAGCAATTACCCCTAAGACAAGAATGCTTTGGTACAGCTCCCCTTGTAACCCAAGTGGGATGGTTTATAGCGAGAAAGAATTAAGAGCTCTTGCAGATGTTTTGGTGAAATATCCAGACATTATTATAGTAAGTGATGAAATATATGAGCATATCAACTTTGTTGGCGAGCATGCCTCTATGGCTCAGTTTGACGATATGTATGACCGCGTAGTTACCGTAAATGGTGTTTCTAAAGCA is from Gillisia sp. Hel1_33_143 and encodes:
- the rsmG gene encoding 16S rRNA (guanine(527)-N(7))-methyltransferase RsmG produces the protein MELIKKYFPDLTQEQQDQFTAMQELYKDWNLKINVVSRKDIDELYLRHVLHSLGIAKVQSFKPDAKILDVGTGGGFPGIPLAILFPETQFHLVDSIGKKIKVVEEVVAGLELQNVKFTNSRVEDIDGQYDFIVSRAVAAMPTFVHWVKGKIAKKNNHELKNGILYLKGGDLSEELEQYTSAKIYPLPDYFEEEFFETKKVVHLPMKFKG
- a CDS encoding fatty acid desaturase family protein — protein: MQENKDNVRFSRIDSGKFFRTLNKRVNAYFKDNDISKTGNWKLHIKAIVMFSLFLAPYFLILTLDISQWWMLLLTVVMGAGMAGVGMNIMHDGNHGSYSSKKWINKFMGGTIYILAGNVYNWQVQHNVLHHTYTNIHGHDEDLDAGRIIRFSKHAEWSRFHKFQHYYSVFLYGLLTFNWALTTDFKQTKRYLKRKLSYGKLPSPAKQWSIIAITKLIYVSIWIVIPMLILSISWWKILIGFFVMHYTAGLILSIVFQLAHVVKETEMPVPDETGSMKNTWAIHQLFTTVNFATKNRLVNWFTGGLNHQVEHHIFPNISHIHYTKIAEIVKETAKECNLPYNEFKTTRGAIIAHFKHLKEMGAKPTISA
- a CDS encoding pyridoxal phosphate-dependent aminotransferase, giving the protein MQHKLSDRINNLATSQTLAMAAKTRELREEGKDIIGLSLGEPDFNTPEFIKEAAIQAINDNYNSYTPVDGYVELKDAVITKFKRDNNLTYNRSQIVVSTGAKQSLANAALVILNPGDEVLLPCPYWVSYAEIVKLAEGVPVEVPTSVESNFKITPEQLEAAITPKTRMLWYSSPCNPSGMVYSEKELRALADVLVKYPDIIIVSDEIYEHINFVGEHASMAQFDDMYDRVVTVNGVSKAFAMTGWRIGYIGAPEWIARACNKMQGQITSGANCIAQRAVITALEAPVSKIQFMVDKFKERRKLIISLLDKIEGFKTTEPEGAFYVFPDISYFFGKTIKGHLIKDATDFSMFLLEEALVATVTGDAFGNPNCIRFSYAASESQIEEALKRIKAAVSEA